The Diabrotica virgifera virgifera chromosome 4, PGI_DIABVI_V3a genome segment tttatcggttctcattttcaaaaaaaaattggttgagtaaagattgttttttttttaattatgaaaaaaaattataagtaacttaaaaatgattggtgataccaaaaatctcaagtagtaaaaaaatataggttttgctattgtaaatattttggcctttttgttttcttgaagacaaaaattggttaaggtatggctattcaaaatttgTATACACTGGTGATTAATGACTCGTTTAGCCCATTTAATTACAgcgtttttaaaaatatgaaccAAGGAGCCTATGAACCAATGAatcttatagatcttataaaaaatacataagtaaagtaatttgtgaagcggtaactattaatttcatttcgCATCCTAACTAGAGGGTTATTTTCACGAATTTTGTTACtaacaaaaaaaagggaccaacattacTTTGATTGTAACTTACTTACattttcactcgaaaataactcgaaaagtaatgacttagtgaaaaaacagtatagaaaaaaagttgcttagaattattagttagttcatccaattcaggacttattttgaacgtatattttttcaccccgagaagggtcGAAAGTCACCCCGTGGGCAAatgcacacatcggcacaatatcactttttaaatTCTCTTCGTTAAATTTTGTTGGTTTGAAggatttgcaatattttaccgagagtgaatggactattaaagcagtcttcttcttctttacgtgccatctccgcgacgaaggttggctatcatcattgctattctaactttcgacactacagcccgaaagagttcagttgagctgcatccaaaccattctctgagatttctcagccaggacatttttctcctacctatgctgcgccttccttgaatctttccttgcataattaattttaggagttcatatctgtcaccacgtgttattaACGTGTAAATTAATGTTAATCCTACCGTTATTATCCTTACCactatatatttctatatttatCCAGTGTTATGAGGGTGCTATAAATGTGAGCAAAAGGAACATCGAGCgtcttgggattatttttatgaccCAGCGTATAAAACTTAGATTGAATATCTGTTCCCGAATTACTGCAACTTTGCAGTTTACAACCCTTACTTATAGATCGTAAAATcgtgctaatataaaaaatacaaaagtgtTTGTGTTAGCACGTATTTAGGCAGGCACCGGCGGTTATTCTAAACAAGTGTTGAGACAAGGGCTTTGTTTAGCAGGTAAAACGAAGGAACCTTACAATCGCGTTCTCTGTATTTCTTAATAaaagttttcaaattttttgatgaatagatattttttgtttttatttaattaaaatatatgtttaattaataaatacatacctacacaaaaatttaaatttattaagcAATTTcgtagtgtgtacttgtgtagttcaacaTGTCCCaaacaaattagaaacaaaagaagcaaaataCGCGTATagcgggcccctgcggggcccgggccctggttccgcggaacccgcggaaccatgctcagtacgccactgattCCATgccaaatcactcaggcaaaaacttttggatctccgatttttctgaaacttggtgtatagcttctgcgggacgtaaaaataagatgtttaaggtcaaaaagtcttcttctttgttttcttaaaatgttattttatgcgattttacagtgaattggtgtttatttaaacaaattagcaTTTTCTATCTTAACGTATCattggaaaaaatattagtttaataGAAGGGCCTTAAAATTgccattatatggcattataacaagttattttggttcaaaacaagtttttgatcaaattttatagtgtagaaaacgttaaaataccgttttttacattttcctccattcccaaaatacttCATAatcgatttgactgaaaatttgcccacatatagccaaaacataggactttaagttattagaaggatttgaattacattacaataccaaaaaagttagaTGCAATAATATCAGcgtcaaaagtatattagtccattcagaatagcatttgaccttgcataccgagctgcccaaaattttatttttctaatctttcgGGAGGTCAATAATAGACTAAACTTAAAATCttgaatgaattcctccgttgcGTTTAGCCACCATCTTAATTTTAAAGGAGAActatttttgctcaatatctccgccatttttaactttactacaaaaatggaaggaactgaaattgttccaaataaatcgtatttacaataataattacaatttctttttaacaatttttgtcgtgaggtcgatattttccgagttaattgtacttacagtagacgcctatatttttgactatgacattgcatgtaacttttttggtattgtaatcaGTGGTGTAGTGGTAAAATTAGCTGTGCCGGAGCTATACCTCTAccggaaaatttttgaaaattagccTACTACCCAAATCGTGAGTTTTAAGGCCCTTTGGCAAATGTTTTGAAAAGTTTaataattaaactaattaatgatCTTTTAGAGTGATAGTAGTTACAGTAGGGCCTCCTACACATTCTCCTCCAAAgaataattttaactttaaaatatggtaagactttcttaaggtagattattacagtttgataccttaaaaactgtttttaaggtATCAAACCATAATAATCTACCTTAAAAACTCTATAATTTAAGTTGGAAGCCTTGctgacaaaaatttaaaaaacactgGTGTAAGTTAGGCAAATATTGTAAATGACTAAGTTTTCATTTTCAgtagtattaatttattattgtgaaaaaataCACCCACAAGTTACAttagtatatatattttttattatttaacacacACAAACATTATAATCTGtgccaaaaaaattaagaattatttgAAAAAACTACATACAGTACAAATAACTTGTGTATTTAACAAAATACATATAATAAATACATCAGATTAATTATAACATACATACTCAAAGTAAGTGCCAAAATGCATCCTTCTTTGCGTTCTTTTTTGGGTTTTCTGTAACTCTTGTCCTGGAATCGTCTGCAGACCGGTGGCTCCTCAGCCATTTAGTGACGTACGTCTCAGGCTGCCATTCTTGGAGAGGTGGACCTTGGATTTTTATGAACATCAATGATGATACATGAGCAACAGTCAAAGCGTTTCTTGATGGTGTAACCATATTGTTCATACAACTGAAACCCCGTTCACAATCAGCTGAGCTGCAAGGTATTATTTTAGTGCAGTTTAACAGTTCTTGCAATCCATCAGGCACTTGTCGGCTGTTGTCCAAATAGTCTCTGTAGGCAGAGACAGCTTTGTTGACGTTCAATTTAAATCTCTTGCACAGTTGCTCTACTTGAGTTTGACCAAAACTTGGTGGAATGCAGGTTGGCCAATACTCAGGTTCTAATACTTTAAAAGAGTTTATAAGATCTTCATATTGGGCTTCCCCATCAAATGTGGTGACAAACATTCTTTGCTTTAGGTTATTTATAACACTAGAAATAAGTTGCTGTCCATTGAATGATACAATTTTTGGATTAGTTTTTAACACAACTGATGCAAAATTTCCTTCTTTTATGGCGATTTGTGCTTCCAGAACTTTCGTGCCTGGCTTCTCCTTTAAGTGCTCTAAATATCTTACGGATCTGTTTATCAGTTTGTCTGCATACACAATAGAAGTGTTTCTATTCTCTAAGCTCTCTGATAACAAAGCCAATTCAGCAAGAATGTCAAACATAAAGGCCAAGTTTAGTAGAAAACTCTGAGATGTTAGCCTATTTAATAAACCACTATATTTGCTTTTTTCAGTCGATGTTCTGTCAGGATCGTTTATGGCTTTAGAGAAATGGTTTGCCAAAGCTTGAAAGCCAAACCACACAGCCGAAACGGTACGAAAGCTACTGGCTACCCATCTTGTGCTCAACACTCTTCCGATTTTGTTCATCTGAATGTCAAGTTCTTGTGCACAGTCTTTTAACTCACGCTTGTTTTTTGGAGAGGCGCTGTACAGCGAGTACAGTTTGTCCATAAATATCTGGAAATGATTCACTCCGGCCACTTCGCTGACTGCGTCCCCAATAGCCAATTCCAATCTGTGATTTAAACAGTGCCAAACGATTATATCAGGGTACAAAGTTGAAAACCTCTTTGCCACTCCTGAGTGTTTCCCTAACATAACACTAGCCCCGTCACTTGTGAAAGAGACTAAGTTCTGTTTTAAATAACCATTGTCAAACCCATATTGTTCAAGGCACTTAAGTGTACTGTTAAAAACAGATTCGGCCCTTTGATCAGGAAGTTCAACTAGATCTAAGAACAAAATGTTAGGGGACTTTTCTTTACTTATTTCACACTTCAAATAAATTATGAGTACTGACTTTGAACTTATGCTGGTGGATTCATCAATAATGATAGAAATTTTCCCAGAAACTTCCTTAACCTTATTCAATATTCTTAACTTCATCTCTTTTGATATATGATCAATAATTTCTACAGCACTGTATCTTGAATGAAGGCCTACACCGATATCTACTCCATTTAGTTTTTGAAGTTCTAATAAACCAAAATGATCGTTATATGGTCGGTCGTTCTTAGCTATGTAGTAAGCTGACCTAAAAATAGCTTTAGTTGATTCCATGTGAGCTGTATTTGCAGAATCAACTAATTGCGTAATAGGATTTTTATGAGAGGATTCAACAATGGCCTGAGCAGTACTATGTGCTTTGGACTGTTtgtgttctataattttttttctaagtgATTTGAGCTGGTTAGTTCGGTTTGAGCCGTAACAGCTAACTTGAAATGTGCGCCACTCATGACTTAAAGAAACGTGTTCTTTCTTAAAAGCACCCATAGTTGTGACTTCAAAACAAACTTTGCAGCCTAATTTACCTTCTTTGCAATCTATCCAAGGATAAGTTTCCTTCTTACGAGTCCACATCTCTTCTGTCCAAACGTCAGGCCAAACAACATTGGATTTATCTTGCTTGGTTCCTTTAGGTAGGCCTAACGTGTTTAGTTCACGTTTCACCGACGCACTAAAAAATGAGGTTAAAGTTTTTTGTTTAGGTTTAGAGTTATCCATAGCGATACTACAGGTAGCTTATGTCAACAGATTTGGACGTTGGGCAAAGATAacacaactattaaaactatttCACCTCTTCCAGTAGGTATCCGCGACACGTAACGTAATAATTGGAGCAGAAACACTAAATTAATATACAGTGCACGTGCACTATGCAAATCAGACGAGACGCAACTACAACTGAGCAGGATTAGCATGGCCGGGTGGGCTGGAGATGCGCAGTAGCTACGGAGTGGATTTCAGTGGTGGGGGAAGCGACTCCGGCGACTCAGTCTGTTGCCGCTCTCACTGCCGTGTGTATCGCTCCAGTCTACAGTGTACAGGGCCAGCTCGCTCCGCTACCGCTCCTCGGGCGGGGCGCGGGTGATCGGAGCGTCGAGTGAGCTAGAGAGAAATCGAGGGGGAGAGGCGAGAGATAAGAAGGACACAATATTTCAATATTGTTGTGGCTATTCCTCCTTCCGTGGTGGGGGGAGGGTTGTGGTGACACGGACACGGTAGTGCTGGGCGCGGACCGCTGAGATGTCTATCATGTCTATCCATCAACTATCCCGTCTGCCAGTCGCTCGCTCAACTTTTGCGCTTACAATTACGAACTACCTAATCGTAGCTGCGTATGCCTTAACTGATTAACCACGATAACTAACGTGTAAAAATTACTTAGTAAAggacaaaacaatattttctaaataaaacaaTTTCAGATCTATTTTTGTCCTATATAAAAAATTCGATTGAAAAAATCGTAGCCGGAGCGCCGCTCCCCCTTCAAAAGCTGTGCCGGAGCGACGCTCCGGCTCCACTACACCACTGATTGTAATATatttcaaatccttctaaccacttaagtattatgttttggctatctgtgggcaacttttcagccaaatcgattatgatgtattttgggaattgaggaaaatgtaaaaaacggtattttaacgttttctacacaaTAAGATTTGATCAAAATcttattttgaatcaaaataacttgttataatgccatataatgacatttttgagtcccttctattaaaatattatgttttccattgatactttatgataaaaaatgcaaaattgtttaaataagtaccaaatcactgtaaaatcgcttaaactaacattttgataaaaaaagaagaagaagaagaaaaagataattcgaccttaaatgttttatttctacatcccgcagatgctatataccaattttcagacaaattggagatccaaaagttttttgatccaaaattgagtgatttgaaatgtaATCAATCACCCCTTTAcatttatttgcagtttatatacgactaatattaaaagtggcatgcaccACTTGCATCTACCTTCAGCCCAAGAGTAATGggccgtgagtaatgaactattactcacgggtaaagtaatgggtgttattatcttttcaaaaatagtgaataatgagcatgttattaaacggtcgtagaaaaaactattttattacaaaaaagaTCTTATTAATTAGTAAAATCGTTATATCCTGGTATCCAACTTTATCCCAAAAGTGTGTCGAGTTATCGAAAAAAATTCTAGTCAGAGTAGGCTGCCCATTAAAAATTACATCTTGTATTGGAATTGCATTCTACAacacaatattgaaaaataaactctatggaaaactttttttccacctacctctaccgaaagtaaacttttccggacctgattgtaggaagcaaagttgtacttttcctccctagggaggaaaagtaaaagtgacgtcatggtatttcattcatgaaatataacttattgacgccctgtacaattctattttctattacgtaagtatctatacattttaacgtttatttaaaaacactctgtattttgcagaatgctaaaaaacagtaaattgttattctgatttaacaatgtttacatttataatttgacttatatttgacagttgacagttatattgtacctacttgctagttttagttctcataaattttgttggttagttacataaattctgatttaacaatgtttacatttataatttgacttatatttgacagttgacagttatattgtacctacttgctagttttagttctcataaattttgttggttagttacataaataaaaaaatgataaaatgacttgttatttgaggaaggtggaaaaaccatatgtataacatgggagtaaaatgccttttcctcccttgaatgattactgccctccgctacgcgtcgggcagtaaacttcattctcgggaggaaaagaagcactttcctcccttgttatataAATAGCTATCAGATTTTATATTCTGaccttaattaattttttgcttacttagaaatccaatgaaatttATATTTGAGGTCATGTGAATAAAAATAACCAATTACAGCAACTTTACACTGATAAGAGATCCCATGGGATATTTTCACTTCGTTGCTACAGATACGCATGAATGTCAATTTTGACGTATCACATAGGTTAATATAAATTTAacatgtcacgatttggttgcgATAATGATGAGAAGATAAACGAAATTATCGAGTCAAATACACCCAGAAATACTGTGTATAGTAAGAAATTTGTTTCGAAagcttttaagaaaaaaatttctttcgaataaccctcgaacattggtAAATCCTCAAAAATGGAATAACAATTTTCTCAAGTTTGTTTCTTATTGGAAACAGActtccgcctacggcgtcggtctgtttccaagcaacaagcctTTGAAatctgttattaaattttttcgcACAATTATCAGTGTCCtcgggttattactactgataattaattttgtttattacTCACTATAAAACATTTGACAAAGTATACGACACGAACAATACTTAATGAATGTCCTGAAATCAAATAATATAGAATATAGACTATAGACTATACTGACCTCAGGATCATATCGAATGTATACTATAATCAGCAAGCAAAATACTAGCTAATCAACAAGCACCCATATCGAATAATCGAATGTATACTATAATCAGAGTTAACGAACAGTTGtcagaggaaatagaaaattgacgcggagtgagacagggatgcgtattgttGCTACTTATTTTTAaagcctactcggaagagatcctaaaTCTCTTAACGATTAAACAGCTGGAATTAAGGTAATACTaattcccattaacaacattagataaaCGGATGACACTGTCACCTTAGTCGAAAATATTAAAGATAGTCAGAGACTGGTCACCAGGATAGAGGAGTATGGACAACAATACGATCTAgcaatgaacgtcaagaagacaaaatatattaaaatatcgaaaaatcaaagaaataacgaaaatattCTCCTAAAAGGAACTAATATCGAACGAGTATACCAATATGCACagcttggaacaatgatcaactccataaatgattacttccaggaaatcaaaatcgtaatagaaaaaaaggttttaACAAAATGATAAAAGTTCTCTGCTAAAGAGATTTAAAGTTAGAGCTAAGAGGTAGGTTGACtgggtgctacgttttctcgactttgttttatggaatggaagcttggaccttgactGCGGCATCAATTTAAAAACTGTAGGTGTATATCCAGGTATCATAGGGTCAAAAGTCATCATCCAAAAGGTATctttaatttcatttaggatgtTACCACGTTCTTATCTAACAATAACGTTACTAATGTTTTCTCGCATTCTAAAATATCCCATTATCgcctttttttttcttctttcttcttctggGGTCATAACTATGCAGCATGTAGACTGCACAGTTCATGTGGTTGCATTCTGCGTAAGGATCCTTCTTCTGCTATTGTTGTACTGCTATCAGGTATGTCGCACCAGTTTTTTTTATATCTCTGAACCATGAGTATCGCTTTAACttttaaagggcctagccgggtaagatagtgaaaagtgcccccaactcgatttaaattaaatataggccactttttagcacatatagaggaactcactttctgaaatttttagtcccctaggtggtcacgtgacccccctagagcctaattaggctttttatgtttttattttttatctcagccgcatcaagagctagccaaaaactttatttaaagaagttgtaagtttcaaaaagatctatatgaaaaaaaaattttttgttggcgggaaattcgaatttttagaacaattttaaacttttaaataactctgaaaaaaaaactaagacactcgattttacgaaaatcaattataatatgtatttttgcacaatctttcaccctaaattttttcagattttaaaaattggtgaaacgtacctttaaaaataaaaaaaccgcattttttcggttttttttttcgt includes the following:
- the LOC126883433 gene encoding E3 SUMO-protein ligase KIAA1586-like, translating into MDNSKPKQKTLTSFFSASVKRELNTLGLPKGTKQDKSNVVWPDVWTEEMWTRKKETYPWIDCKEGKLGCKVCFEVTTMGAFKKEHVSLSHEWRTFQVSCYGSNRTNQLKSLRKKIIEHKQSKAHSTAQAIVESSHKNPITQLVDSANTAHMESTKAIFRSAYYIAKNDRPYNDHFGLLELQKLNGVDIGVGLHSRYSAVEIIDHISKEMKLRILNKVKEVSGKISIIIDESTSISSKSVLIIYLKCEISKEKSPNILFLDLVELPDQRAESVFNSTLKCLEQYGFDNGYLKQNLVSFTSDGASVMLGKHSGVAKRFSTLYPDIIVWHCLNHRLELAIGDAVSEVAGVNHFQIFMDKLYSLYSASPKNKRELKDCAQELDIQMNKIGRVLSTRWVASSFRTVSAVWFGFQALANHFSKAINDPDRTSTEKSKYSGLLNRLTSQSFLLNLAFMFDILAELALLSESLENRNTSIVYADKLINRSVRYLEHLKEKPGTKVLEAQIAIKEGNFASVVLKTNPKIVSFNGQQLISSVINNLKQRMFVTTFDGEAQYEDLINSFKVLEPEYWPTCIPPSFGQTQVEQLCKRFKLNVNKAVSAYRDYLDNSRQVPDGLQELLNCTKIIPCSSADCERGFSCMNNMVTPSRNALTVAHVSSLMFIKIQGPPLQEWQPETYVTKWLRSHRSADDSRTRVTENPKKNAKKDAFWHLL